A genomic region of Candidatus Binataceae bacterium contains the following coding sequences:
- a CDS encoding muconolactone Delta-isomerase family protein translates to MLFMLKANIAKPANASNKEFYTVWRHESEAALAAVKGGAIKGIWKVAGRPIIIAVIDVPSADDLDHAIHELPIWKMGYAHIAAETEVFALRPYENWAEDLKELSKG, encoded by the coding sequence ATGCTCTTCATGCTGAAGGCGAACATCGCCAAGCCCGCCAACGCGTCGAACAAGGAGTTCTACACCGTGTGGCGGCACGAATCCGAGGCAGCCCTGGCCGCGGTAAAAGGCGGCGCGATCAAGGGAATCTGGAAGGTCGCCGGCCGCCCAATAATCATCGCCGTCATCGACGTGCCGAGCGCCGACGATCTCGACCATGCGATTCACGAACTGCCGATCTGGAAAATGGGCTACGCGCATATCGCGGCCGAAACCGAGGTTTTCGCGCTGAGACCCTACGAGAACTGGGCCGAGGACCTGAAAGAGCTGTCCAAGGGCTAG
- a CDS encoding LLM class flavin-dependent oxidoreductase: MNFGFTLFFRNPPPAKVSFAELYRKEIELAVAAEDLGFDTIWLTEHHFVDDGYAPSLLPIAAAIAARTKKVRIGTFVLLLPLHNALRVAEDAATVDIISNGRLDLGLGQGYRVPEFVGFNIPRNERGPRLEEGTEVIRRVWTERNVTMDGRFNKLTNVTVIPGPVQKPHPPLWLAARGPKSIGRAARNGYHFMGTGGVDQQQMYDAALVEHGREPEDYNIAQLRTVFVASKRDKAWDDAEAGAHYMMSCYGKWFVEANDLPGDQAYGSNLPPVGKLRQSETAALFGEPLLIGTPDEAIAGLEDYFGRTRVTHLVAAMDLPGMDPRKVRRSMELFAKEVMPHFRRKARKAATPAKKKK, translated from the coding sequence GTGAACTTCGGCTTCACTCTGTTCTTCCGCAATCCGCCGCCGGCCAAGGTTTCCTTCGCCGAGCTCTATCGCAAGGAAATCGAGCTTGCCGTCGCCGCCGAGGACCTCGGCTTTGACACCATCTGGCTGACCGAGCATCACTTCGTCGACGACGGCTATGCGCCGTCGCTTCTGCCGATCGCGGCGGCGATCGCCGCGCGCACCAAGAAGGTCCGCATCGGCACCTTCGTGCTCCTGCTGCCGCTCCACAACGCGCTGCGCGTGGCCGAGGACGCCGCCACCGTCGATATCATCTCCAACGGCCGCCTCGACCTCGGCCTGGGCCAGGGCTACCGCGTGCCGGAGTTCGTCGGCTTCAACATCCCGCGCAACGAGCGCGGTCCGCGCCTGGAGGAAGGTACCGAGGTTATCCGGCGCGTATGGACCGAGCGTAACGTGACGATGGACGGGCGGTTTAACAAGCTCACCAATGTCACCGTAATCCCGGGCCCGGTGCAGAAGCCGCATCCGCCGCTCTGGCTTGCAGCGCGCGGCCCCAAGTCGATCGGGCGCGCCGCGCGCAACGGCTATCATTTCATGGGCACCGGCGGCGTCGATCAGCAGCAGATGTACGACGCGGCGCTCGTGGAACATGGACGCGAACCCGAGGATTACAACATCGCGCAGTTGCGGACCGTCTTCGTCGCATCGAAGCGCGACAAGGCGTGGGACGACGCAGAAGCCGGCGCCCACTACATGATGAGCTGCTACGGCAAGTGGTTCGTCGAGGCCAACGACCTCCCGGGCGACCAGGCGTACGGCTCCAACCTTCCGCCCGTCGGCAAGCTGCGCCAGTCGGAGACCGCCGCGCTGTTCGGCGAGCCGTTGCTGATCGGCACTCCGGACGAGGCGATCGCCGGCCTGGAGGACTACTTCGGCCGCACGCGCGTTACCCACCTGGTGGCGGCGATGGATTTACCGGGGATGGATCCGCGCAAGGTGCGCCGGAGCATGGAGCTTTTCGCCAAGGAGGTGATGCCGCATTTTCGGCGCAAGGCGCGCAAGGCGGCAACCCCGGCGAAAAAGAAGAAGTAA
- a CDS encoding N-acyl homoserine lactonase family protein: MAEGKAKKMWALPGAQLTAPQSLLMHGGDATLMLDLPCPSFLIEHPKGLVLFDTGCNPKIIDDAVGYWGDVAAHLPLKWSKSDTLDKQIQNVGYKTSDVKYVILSHSHLDHSGGLTYFPNATFLVGSRELQYAYWPDVDRRWAFILNDFLPTRSYKWMELDCDFDLFGDGALQFLLTPGHTPGECSLLVNLPNRRFLLTGDTTHLRAAVNAEATMGIDVNPFQSVHSLRRIKAIRDMWGATMWITHDPDDWKEYPHKVE; this comes from the coding sequence ATGGCTGAAGGCAAAGCAAAGAAAATGTGGGCGCTGCCCGGCGCGCAGCTCACCGCGCCGCAGTCGCTGCTGATGCATGGTGGCGACGCGACCTTGATGCTCGATCTGCCGTGCCCTTCGTTCCTCATCGAGCATCCCAAGGGCCTGGTGCTGTTCGACACCGGCTGCAACCCGAAGATCATCGACGACGCGGTCGGATATTGGGGCGACGTGGCAGCCCATCTGCCGCTCAAATGGAGCAAGTCCGATACGCTCGACAAGCAGATCCAGAACGTCGGCTACAAGACCTCGGACGTGAAGTACGTCATCCTGTCGCACTCGCATCTCGACCATTCGGGCGGCCTCACCTATTTTCCCAACGCCACCTTCCTGGTCGGCAGCCGGGAGCTGCAGTACGCCTACTGGCCGGACGTGGATCGGCGATGGGCTTTCATCCTCAACGACTTCCTGCCGACCCGCTCGTACAAGTGGATGGAGCTGGATTGCGACTTCGATCTGTTCGGCGACGGGGCGCTGCAATTCCTGCTCACGCCCGGTCATACGCCAGGCGAGTGCTCGCTGCTGGTGAACCTCCCTAATCGCAGGTTCCTGCTGACCGGCGACACGACGCATCTGCGCGCCGCGGTCAACGCGGAAGCGACGATGGGAATCGACGTGAATCCTTTCCAGTCGGTCCATTCGCTGCGGCGAATCAAGGCGATCCGCGACATGTGGGGCGCCACGATGTGGATCACGCACGATCCTGACGACTGGAAGGAGTATCCGCACAAGGTCGAATAA
- a CDS encoding zinc ribbon domain-containing protein yields the protein MPLYECRCERCELTFEVLAPLSSSGMRSRPCPNCGRAARRIISAVAFTVEGGTRASSTQDVTQLKVPPAARLCWMDDRSAARYAAYKHGRGAEYDDKVHAREEAENKRGAPPPAKPAAAAHEHGHSRSHAAMTAVRKANAAKAKAAASRPRPPA from the coding sequence ATGCCGCTTTATGAATGCCGTTGCGAGCGGTGCGAGCTCACCTTCGAGGTGCTCGCACCGCTCAGTTCATCGGGGATGCGCTCGCGCCCCTGCCCTAACTGCGGCCGCGCCGCGCGCCGCATCATCTCGGCGGTCGCCTTCACGGTCGAAGGCGGAACGCGCGCGAGCTCGACGCAGGACGTAACGCAGCTCAAGGTGCCACCGGCGGCGCGGCTATGCTGGATGGATGATCGATCGGCGGCGCGCTACGCCGCGTATAAGCACGGACGCGGCGCCGAGTACGACGACAAGGTGCACGCGCGCGAGGAAGCCGAGAACAAGCGCGGAGCGCCGCCGCCGGCCAAGCCAGCCGCCGCGGCGCACGAGCACGGCCATTCGCGCTCGCACGCGGCGATGACCGCCGTGCGCAAGGCGAACGCGGCCAAGGCCAAAGCGGCGGCAAGCCGCCCGCGGCCGCCCGCCTGA
- a CDS encoding LLM class flavin-dependent oxidoreductase codes for MASFAYMPDTHGGPYAQPEPEPERSANFAQQLLSEAEQAERCGFDGVFVPERHARTECMFPSPLPLLAAIAARTRRVKIGTDILMPALYNPVHLAQSTALIDVLSRGRLILGVGAGYHKDYFAHFGIPIKQREGRFEETMEIVQKAWTTVGPFAHHGKYFNFDAIHVTPKPYQRPRPPIWIGAFGPKSIARAGRMSDAWSAAPFFDRIENIKAQVSIYREAAAKAGRKPSIALFRDGWLASSREEAEQTFGRLWLEECKFYFRNGMLVPTEDFASESDFTLDKIRGRGHAIVGTKDDWLEALDRWNTIMGGVDWYVLRIRVPLGPSPEKVLECIQRLGEEVLPKARKA; via the coding sequence ATGGCTTCGTTCGCTTACATGCCGGACACGCACGGCGGACCGTATGCGCAGCCCGAGCCCGAACCCGAACGCTCTGCAAACTTCGCCCAGCAGTTGCTGAGCGAGGCCGAGCAGGCCGAGCGCTGCGGTTTTGACGGCGTCTTCGTGCCCGAGCGCCATGCCCGCACCGAATGCATGTTTCCGAGTCCGCTGCCGTTGCTGGCGGCGATCGCGGCGCGCACCAGGCGGGTCAAAATAGGCACCGATATCCTGATGCCGGCGCTCTACAACCCGGTGCATCTCGCGCAATCGACCGCGCTGATCGACGTGCTCTCGCGCGGACGGCTGATCTTGGGCGTCGGCGCGGGCTATCACAAGGACTACTTCGCGCACTTCGGAATTCCGATCAAACAGCGCGAGGGCCGTTTCGAGGAGACGATGGAAATCGTCCAGAAGGCGTGGACCACCGTCGGACCCTTCGCCCATCATGGCAAGTACTTCAATTTCGACGCGATTCACGTGACGCCCAAGCCCTATCAGCGGCCGCGTCCGCCTATCTGGATCGGTGCGTTCGGACCGAAGTCGATCGCTCGGGCGGGCCGGATGAGCGACGCATGGTCGGCGGCGCCGTTCTTCGATCGCATCGAGAACATCAAGGCCCAGGTCTCGATTTATCGCGAGGCGGCTGCCAAGGCCGGCCGCAAGCCCAGCATCGCGCTGTTTCGCGACGGATGGCTCGCGTCGAGCCGCGAAGAGGCCGAGCAGACGTTCGGCCGCCTGTGGTTGGAAGAATGCAAGTTTTACTTTAGAAATGGCATGCTTGTGCCAACAGAGGATTTCGCCTCGGAGAGCGACTTTACGCTGGACAAGATCCGCGGCCGGGGGCATGCGATTGTCGGCACCAAGGACGACTGGCTCGAGGCGCTCGACCGCTGGAACACGATAATGGGTGGCGTGGACTGGTACGTCCTGCGTATCAGGGTCCCGCTTGGCCCGTCACCCGAGAAGGTGCTCGAATGTATCCAGCGCCTCGGCGAGGAAGTCCTGCCCAAGGCGCGCAAAGCTTGA